One region of Polynucleobacter sp. MWH-Aus1W21 genomic DNA includes:
- the selD gene encoding selenide, water dikinase SelD, with protein sequence MNQNVETLPNEPRLTSLSHGGGCGCKIAPGVLSEILKNVPQLPFPKELLIGIETSDDAAVYQINESQAIVATTDFFMPIVDDPFDFGKIAATNAISDIYAMGGTPLFALALVGMPIKVLSNKTIARILEGGAEACRSAGIPIAGGHTIDSVEPIYGLVAIGIVDPKRIKSNASAKPGDVLILGKPLGVGILSAALKKDLLGPDGYREMISNTTKLNAAGPDLAKLSGVHALTDVTGFGLAGHTLELARGSNCTAHIDWSQVPLLSNVQTLADDGVFTGASDRNWLSYGNEVGIPADFTPAQRALLTDPQTSGGLLVSCSPDSVKEVLDIFNQHHFLGARVIGQMSKRQEKPLVIS encoded by the coding sequence ATGAACCAAAACGTAGAAACCTTACCGAACGAACCACGCCTTACCTCCCTCTCGCATGGCGGTGGCTGCGGCTGCAAGATTGCCCCAGGAGTTCTTTCTGAGATTCTGAAGAATGTCCCACAATTGCCTTTTCCAAAAGAATTACTGATTGGCATTGAAACATCTGACGATGCAGCGGTTTATCAAATCAATGAGTCGCAAGCTATCGTTGCGACTACCGATTTTTTCATGCCGATCGTGGACGACCCATTTGATTTCGGAAAAATTGCTGCCACTAATGCGATTAGCGATATCTATGCAATGGGTGGCACTCCTTTATTTGCTCTTGCTTTGGTTGGCATGCCAATTAAGGTTTTATCAAACAAAACCATTGCTCGCATCTTGGAAGGTGGCGCTGAAGCTTGTCGTAGTGCCGGCATTCCTATTGCCGGTGGACACACAATTGATTCTGTTGAGCCTATTTACGGATTAGTAGCCATTGGCATTGTTGATCCCAAGCGTATCAAGAGTAACGCCAGCGCAAAACCGGGTGACGTTCTCATCCTAGGCAAACCACTAGGTGTAGGAATCTTATCGGCCGCCCTGAAAAAAGATCTATTAGGTCCAGACGGATATCGAGAGATGATCTCCAACACTACCAAGCTCAATGCTGCAGGACCTGATCTAGCTAAGCTATCCGGTGTTCATGCCTTAACTGATGTGACTGGATTCGGTTTAGCTGGTCACACTCTCGAGTTAGCGCGCGGCTCAAACTGCACTGCACATATTGACTGGAGCCAAGTACCCCTACTCTCTAACGTACAAACACTAGCTGATGATGGCGTGTTTACTGGCGCCTCAGATAGAAACTGGCTTAGCTACGGCAATGAAGTTGGCATCCCAGCAGACTTCACTCCAGCTCAACGGGCCTTGTTAACCGATCCTCAAACGAGCGGCGGATTACTTGTGTCTTGTAGTCCAGATAGCGTCAAAGAGGTATTGGATATTTTCAATCAACACCATTTTTTGGGCGCCCGCGTCATTGGTCAAATGAGCAAGCGTCAAGAGAAGCCGCTGGTTATTTCTTGA
- a CDS encoding group II truncated hemoglobin, whose protein sequence is MNERQSAYDSIGGIDKIDELVDRFYDLMALEPIFGDLRAMHPEDLSTSREKLKFFLTGWMGGPDIYSPKYGHPMLRARHLPFKIGLKERNQWLACMYKAMEECGIGGDVAKQLEESFFNTADWMRNQPN, encoded by the coding sequence ATGAATGAAAGACAATCCGCTTACGACAGCATTGGTGGGATCGACAAGATCGATGAATTAGTAGATCGTTTTTACGATTTAATGGCTTTAGAGCCGATTTTTGGTGATTTGCGTGCGATGCACCCCGAGGATCTTTCAACCTCTCGCGAAAAACTCAAATTTTTCCTAACCGGCTGGATGGGTGGTCCTGATATTTACTCCCCCAAATACGGACACCCCATGCTCAGAGCCCGCCATCTTCCATTCAAGATTGGGCTAAAAGAACGCAACCAGTGGTTAGCATGTATGTATAAAGCCATGGAAGAATGTGGCATCGGAGGCGATGTCGCTAAACAACTAGAAGAATCTTTTTTCAACACCGCAGACTGGATGAGAAATCAACCAAACTGA
- a CDS encoding DUF1330 domain-containing protein translates to MVKVIGLIELRDEEAFDQYRSQVGQTVELYKGSIKNRGSVVDIFWNELDCAPFSTFVELEFPSATQAKTWANSPEYQALVPIRNKAMKLTLLSISIET, encoded by the coding sequence ATGGTCAAGGTAATTGGGTTGATTGAATTAAGAGATGAAGAAGCTTTTGATCAGTACCGCTCCCAAGTGGGTCAGACCGTTGAGCTGTATAAGGGTTCTATCAAAAATCGGGGTTCGGTAGTCGATATATTTTGGAATGAACTTGATTGCGCACCTTTCAGCACATTCGTGGAGCTTGAATTTCCCAGCGCAACACAAGCTAAGACATGGGCCAATAGTCCTGAGTACCAAGCGCTTGTACCCATTCGCAACAAAGCAATGAAGTTGACCTTATTGAGCATTTCAATTGAAACCTGA
- a CDS encoding YbgC/FadM family acyl-CoA thioesterase — protein MTTNTTSATSTPSNFTYVHRVCYSDTDAAGFVYHGRYLEIFERSRAEWLSQRGLSPTKLANEYAMVMPLRELTMNFYKPGRLDDLLYIDQVIEHRGRTQVTVKQTAQRKLPDSEEFQIIASAVLHIVCVDTNTLKPKAWPDCVFQDE, from the coding sequence ATGACTACTAACACTACTTCAGCCACTTCAACCCCTTCAAATTTCACTTACGTTCATCGAGTTTGCTATTCCGATACTGATGCTGCTGGTTTTGTGTATCACGGTCGCTATTTGGAGATTTTTGAACGCAGTCGTGCAGAGTGGCTATCTCAACGCGGATTGAGCCCAACTAAGCTTGCAAATGAATACGCCATGGTGATGCCCCTACGAGAGCTCACCATGAACTTCTATAAGCCAGGACGCCTAGATGATTTGCTTTACATAGATCAAGTGATTGAACACCGTGGCCGTACACAAGTGACCGTTAAGCAGACGGCACAAAGAAAGCTTCCTGATAGTGAGGAATTTCAAATTATTGCGAGCGCTGTATTGCATATCGTCTGCGTTGATACCAATACACTCAAACCTAAGGCATGGCCTGATTGCGTATTCCAAGATGAGTAA
- a CDS encoding TIGR02450 family Trp-rich protein, giving the protein MNRLSPKKLLLTKWTAVKPIVKQKHFLVSKVILPEPPNDKIEFVEIEAVYSKKTTLIAWRDLTNSELWLQGWQ; this is encoded by the coding sequence ATGAATCGTCTCAGTCCTAAGAAATTACTGCTTACAAAGTGGACGGCCGTTAAGCCAATTGTCAAACAAAAGCACTTCTTAGTCAGTAAAGTCATTCTTCCTGAGCCACCAAACGACAAAATTGAATTTGTTGAAATTGAGGCAGTCTATTCCAAAAAAACAACACTGATTGCTTGGCGCGATCTCACCAATAGCGAGCTATGGTTACAGGGCTGGCAATAA
- a CDS encoding DEAD/DEAH box helicase has translation MLFTDLGLSEPILRAIAEEGYTSPTPIQAKSIPAVLKGGDLLAAAQTGTGKTAGFTLPILQRLTSSKASSGKRLLRVLILTPTRELAAQVQESVLTYGKYTGLKSTVIFGGVGANPQIKAIAGGLDILVATPGRLLDLMSQNCVSLKDIEILVLDEADRMLDMGFLRDIKKILAALPKQRQNLLFSATFSTEIKALADGLLNAPELIEVARSNSTNEAIAQLIHPVDRNKKHPLLAHLIKSNDWQQVLVFTRTKHGANKLVTQLEKDGITSMAIHGNKSQSARTKALADFKAGKLTALVATDIAARGIDIDQLPHVVNYDLPNVSEDYVHRIGRTGRAGSNGVAVSLVCVDEHQMLRDIEKLIKQKLPQEVIAGFEPDPNAVAQPIQLRSQQHQQSRKPRPTGAGGGAKKTPTKRSSPPKRSFNR, from the coding sequence ATGTTATTTACAGATCTTGGTTTATCAGAACCCATTCTTCGCGCTATTGCCGAAGAAGGCTATACCAGCCCCACACCGATTCAAGCTAAATCGATTCCTGCCGTCTTAAAAGGTGGCGACCTATTAGCCGCAGCACAAACTGGTACAGGCAAAACCGCCGGCTTTACCCTTCCAATTCTGCAACGTTTAACTTCAAGTAAGGCAAGTTCAGGTAAGCGCTTGTTGCGCGTTTTAATTCTGACACCTACTCGCGAATTAGCCGCTCAAGTCCAAGAGTCTGTCCTGACCTATGGCAAATACACTGGCTTAAAGTCGACAGTTATTTTTGGCGGAGTTGGCGCCAATCCTCAAATTAAAGCAATTGCTGGCGGCCTCGATATTTTGGTTGCGACACCAGGACGCTTATTAGATTTAATGTCACAAAATTGCGTATCTCTTAAAGATATTGAAATTTTAGTGCTCGATGAAGCGGATCGCATGCTCGACATGGGTTTCTTACGCGACATTAAGAAAATTTTGGCCGCACTACCAAAGCAGCGTCAGAATCTCCTCTTCTCAGCAACTTTCTCTACCGAAATTAAAGCGCTGGCCGATGGATTGCTAAATGCACCGGAGTTAATTGAGGTGGCTCGCAGCAATAGCACCAATGAGGCAATCGCCCAACTCATACATCCAGTGGATAGAAATAAAAAACATCCACTATTAGCCCATCTCATTAAGAGTAACGACTGGCAGCAAGTGTTGGTCTTTACTCGTACCAAGCATGGCGCTAACAAATTAGTGACGCAGTTAGAAAAAGATGGCATCACTAGCATGGCTATTCATGGCAATAAGAGCCAATCCGCCCGCACTAAAGCATTAGCCGACTTCAAGGCAGGCAAGTTAACCGCCTTAGTCGCTACCGATATTGCAGCGCGCGGAATTGATATTGACCAACTACCCCATGTTGTTAACTACGACCTACCGAACGTGTCTGAAGATTATGTGCACCGTATTGGACGTACAGGCCGTGCAGGATCAAACGGCGTGGCCGTATCTTTAGTCTGCGTTGATGAACACCAGATGCTGAGAGATATTGAAAAACTAATTAAGCAAAAACTACCGCAAGAAGTGATTGCCGGTTTTGAACCAGATCCAAATGCTGTAGCTCAACCGATTCAATTGCGTAGTCAACAACACCAACAATCCCGAAAGCCAAGACCTACCGGCGCTGGTGGTGGGGCTAAAAAGACACCGACAAAACGTAGCAGTCCACCCAAAAGAAGCTTTAACCGTTAA
- a CDS encoding tripartite tricarboxylate transporter substrate binding protein — MIKNIFLLLFGALIGFSANAQTTSWPNPSKPITFINPFPPGGAVDAFGRPLAKQLSTQLNDSIVVDNRGGAGGTVGAAAAAKMAPDGYTWLLGAVHHSIAPSMYTNLSYDITKDFEPIAIIGSVPHVIVVNPTKFPKNDLKSIMEEIRKHPGKYNYASTGNGTSQHLTGELFKMQNKLFITHIPYRGTGPALQDLVAGQVDMMFDTLAGAAPFIKNGQLIAVAVATPKRVDAFPNVPTAQELGISNFIVSSWYAMWAIKGTPKDIVEKMSVEVQAALASPEIKERWAAMGASVPKMTRPELTSYINQEITRWGEVVKKSGAKLD; from the coding sequence ATGATCAAAAATATCTTTCTATTGCTTTTTGGTGCCCTCATTGGATTCTCAGCCAATGCGCAAACCACTTCCTGGCCCAATCCCAGCAAGCCAATTACCTTTATCAACCCCTTCCCGCCAGGTGGGGCTGTAGATGCCTTTGGACGCCCGCTTGCTAAGCAGCTATCCACTCAACTGAATGATTCCATCGTCGTAGATAACCGCGGTGGCGCAGGTGGCACCGTGGGTGCTGCAGCTGCAGCAAAAATGGCACCAGATGGCTATACCTGGCTTCTTGGTGCGGTGCATCATTCTATTGCGCCAAGTATGTACACCAACCTCTCTTATGACATCACCAAAGATTTTGAGCCAATCGCCATTATTGGCAGCGTTCCCCATGTCATTGTTGTGAACCCTACTAAGTTCCCAAAGAACGATCTGAAATCCATCATGGAAGAGATTCGCAAGCATCCGGGCAAGTACAACTATGCTTCGACAGGCAATGGCACCTCACAGCATTTAACGGGCGAGCTCTTCAAGATGCAGAACAAGCTATTTATTACTCATATTCCTTACCGTGGTACCGGTCCAGCACTTCAAGACCTTGTAGCTGGTCAAGTCGATATGATGTTTGACACACTAGCAGGTGCAGCGCCATTCATTAAGAACGGACAACTCATTGCGGTTGCTGTTGCAACACCTAAACGAGTCGATGCATTTCCAAATGTGCCAACTGCCCAAGAGTTAGGAATATCAAATTTTATCGTTTCTAGTTGGTATGCCATGTGGGCAATCAAAGGCACTCCTAAAGATATCGTTGAAAAGATGAGTGTTGAAGTGCAGGCAGCACTTGCCTCTCCTGAAATTAAAGAGCGCTGGGCGGCAATGGGCGCAAGCGTTCCCAAAATGACTCGGCCTGAGCTTACTAGCTACATCAACCAAGAAATTACCCGTTGGGGTGAAGTAGTTAAAAAGTCTGGCGCCAAGTTAGACTAA
- a CDS encoding cupin, with protein MNSEQFLQLLRRDSFPEPVEVQQAPKGWLGIHEHPFEVKALIVEGDITIVIDGLSKNYKAGEIFHLEFKQPHAESYGPEGVKYLASRKQ; from the coding sequence ATGAATTCAGAGCAATTTTTGCAGTTACTGCGTCGGGATAGTTTTCCTGAGCCGGTGGAGGTTCAGCAAGCGCCCAAGGGGTGGCTTGGCATTCATGAGCATCCATTTGAGGTGAAGGCTCTTATTGTCGAAGGCGATATCACCATCGTGATTGATGGTCTAAGTAAGAATTACAAGGCTGGAGAAATTTTCCACCTAGAATTTAAGCAGCCTCATGCAGAATCATATGGACCTGAGGGTGTGAAATACTTAGCCTCAAGAAAACAATAA
- the mmsB gene encoding 3-hydroxyisobutyrate dehydrogenase, which yields MMKIGFIGLGNMGLPMALNLLKAGHQVSGFDLVKSQLDAFANAGGAVAANANDTAKDADVLISMLPASRHVEGLYLGDAGILANANPKTLLIDCSTISPKVAQSVAAAAKAKGFAMIDAPVSGGTAGAQAGTLTFMVGGDVGAVDCARPVLERMGKNIFHAGANGAGQTVKVCNNMLLGIQMLGTSEALRLGIANGLDPKVLSDIMTKSSGRNWALELYNPCPGVMENVPSSKGYAGGFGVDLMLKDLGLAVENAEGLEASVPLGRLAQQLYETQSKAGNGQLDFSSVFNLKK from the coding sequence ATTATGAAAATCGGATTTATTGGGCTTGGCAATATGGGTTTACCAATGGCCCTGAACTTATTAAAAGCAGGGCATCAGGTATCGGGATTCGATTTAGTAAAGAGTCAGTTAGATGCCTTCGCTAATGCGGGTGGCGCTGTTGCAGCTAATGCAAATGACACAGCTAAGGATGCCGATGTATTGATTAGTATGCTGCCTGCCTCACGTCACGTAGAAGGTTTATATCTTGGTGATGCAGGTATATTGGCAAATGCCAATCCTAAAACCTTGTTGATTGATTGTTCAACCATTTCACCTAAGGTAGCGCAATCAGTTGCTGCGGCGGCTAAGGCAAAGGGTTTTGCCATGATTGATGCGCCCGTCTCTGGTGGTACTGCTGGTGCGCAAGCTGGCACCTTAACGTTTATGGTTGGCGGTGATGTTGGGGCAGTAGATTGTGCGCGTCCGGTATTAGAGAGGATGGGGAAAAACATTTTTCATGCTGGCGCGAATGGAGCAGGACAGACTGTTAAGGTTTGCAACAACATGCTTTTAGGTATTCAGATGCTGGGCACGAGTGAGGCTCTGCGCTTGGGCATTGCTAATGGCCTTGACCCCAAGGTGCTATCAGACATCATGACAAAGAGTTCGGGACGCAATTGGGCGTTGGAACTTTATAACCCTTGTCCAGGCGTTATGGAGAACGTGCCATCCTCAAAGGGGTACGCTGGTGGTTTTGGCGTTGATCTTATGCTCAAAGATTTGGGTTTGGCGGTTGAAAATGCTGAGGGTCTAGAAGCAAGCGTTCCACTCGGAAGGCTGGCACAGCAACTCTATGAAACTCAAAGCAAGGCAGGCAATGGTCAGCTTGATTTCTCAAGCGTGTTTAATCTCAAGAAATAA
- a CDS encoding rhodanese homology domain-containing protein: protein MAFQTKNYSFIRNKLLNKEEIAFLDVREENPHAQEHPLFAANLPLSRIEIDAYAKLPKKNVPIVTLDDGEGFAQLAAQRLVNLGFTDVSVFEGGVKAWKEAGGEVFKDVNVPSKSFGEFVESKRHTPSLSAQEVKQLIDSKADVVVVDVRRFDEYNTMSIPTGISVPGAELVLRLPELAPNPKTKVIVNCAGRTRSIIGTQSLINAGIPNEVNALRNGTIGWTLAGQELDKGQSRKFHEVSDDTKNEAAIRARSVADRAGVKRASIDDVQTWKTQSDRTTYFFDTRTPEEYEAGHLPGFRSVPGGQLVQETEMVAPVRGARVVLVDPSGGGVRAYMPASWLAQMAWDVHVLDGVHASNLIEKGSWQAPLPGLPKIEVVDAVTVSNWLKNDSNTIAIDFSTHANYVKGHIPGSWYALRSELAAAMKKIPEADRYVITSSPSELSLFAAQELQALTDAEVLVLAGGNVAWVKAGLELEKGASHLASPPLDRYKRPYEGTNVDMAAMQAYLDWEFGLVEQLRKDGTHHFWVL, encoded by the coding sequence ATGGCCTTTCAGACTAAAAACTATTCCTTTATTCGCAACAAACTCCTCAATAAAGAAGAGATTGCATTCTTGGATGTCCGCGAAGAAAATCCTCACGCACAAGAGCACCCTCTCTTTGCTGCAAACCTACCACTTTCAAGAATTGAGATTGATGCATACGCCAAGCTACCAAAGAAAAATGTGCCCATCGTCACTCTAGACGATGGTGAGGGATTTGCTCAGCTTGCAGCTCAGCGCCTGGTGAATTTGGGATTTACGGATGTCTCAGTATTTGAAGGTGGCGTCAAGGCTTGGAAGGAAGCGGGCGGTGAAGTATTTAAGGATGTAAATGTTCCCAGTAAGTCTTTTGGGGAGTTTGTGGAATCAAAGCGTCACACACCCTCTTTATCAGCTCAAGAGGTAAAGCAGTTAATTGATAGCAAAGCCGATGTTGTGGTTGTAGACGTTCGTCGCTTTGATGAGTACAACACCATGAGTATTCCAACCGGGATTAGTGTGCCTGGTGCTGAACTTGTTCTCCGCCTGCCTGAATTAGCCCCCAACCCCAAAACCAAGGTAATTGTGAACTGCGCAGGCAGAACCCGCAGCATCATTGGTACCCAATCGCTCATTAACGCCGGCATCCCCAATGAAGTAAACGCCCTGCGTAATGGCACGATTGGCTGGACATTAGCGGGACAAGAACTCGATAAAGGTCAAAGTAGAAAGTTTCATGAGGTGAGCGACGATACAAAAAATGAAGCAGCGATTCGTGCTCGTAGCGTAGCTGACAGAGCTGGCGTCAAACGCGCCAGCATAGATGATGTCCAAACTTGGAAAACGCAATCTGATCGCACCACTTATTTCTTCGATACGCGCACACCAGAAGAATATGAAGCAGGCCACCTTCCAGGATTTCGCTCCGTACCAGGTGGACAGCTTGTACAAGAGACTGAGATGGTTGCGCCCGTTCGCGGTGCCCGCGTTGTGCTGGTAGACCCTAGCGGCGGTGGAGTGCGTGCCTATATGCCAGCCTCTTGGTTAGCGCAAATGGCATGGGATGTGCATGTGCTCGATGGCGTTCACGCCTCAAACCTCATCGAAAAAGGATCATGGCAGGCGCCTTTACCTGGTCTTCCAAAAATAGAAGTTGTCGATGCAGTTACAGTTTCCAATTGGCTCAAGAATGACAGCAACACTATTGCAATTGATTTCAGCACGCATGCTAATTACGTTAAAGGGCATATTCCAGGAAGTTGGTATGCTCTGCGCTCTGAACTTGCCGCGGCAATGAAAAAGATTCCTGAGGCAGATCGCTATGTCATCACAAGCTCGCCAAGTGAGTTAAGTCTTTTTGCTGCTCAAGAATTACAAGCTCTCACCGATGCGGAGGTACTTGTTTTAGCAGGAGGAAATGTAGCATGGGTAAAGGCAGGCTTAGAGCTTGAAAAGGGTGCAAGTCATTTGGCCTCCCCACCTCTTGATCGTTATAAGCGCCCTTATGAAGGTACCAATGTAGACATGGCGGCCATGCAAGCCTATCTAGACTGGGAGTTTGGTTTAGTGGAGCAACTTAGGAAGGATGGAACGCATCACTTTTGGGTTCTATAG